In Bdellovibrionota bacterium, a genomic segment contains:
- a CDS encoding DUF2188 domain-containing protein, with amino-acid sequence MRTSNRRGNLSKTSRHVVPNSGGGWSVRKSGSSRASRVFGKQGDAVDYARQLAGKNGGEIYIHHSDGTIREKNSYGNDPHPPTDKR; translated from the coding sequence ATGCGAACTTCTAATCGGAGAGGCAATTTGAGCAAAACGAGTCGACATGTTGTGCCGAATTCAGGCGGAGGGTGGAGTGTTCGCAAGTCCGGCTCGTCGCGAGCCAGTCGAGTGTTTGGGAAGCAGGGCGATGCCGTAGACTATGCAAGACAACTGGCCGGGAAGAACGGCGGAGAGATCTATATCCACCATTCCGATGGGACGATTCGGGAAAAGAACTCATACGGCAATGATCCTCATCCTCCCACAGACAAGCGCTGA
- a CDS encoding DUF2188 domain-containing protein, with amino-acid sequence MVSQRPDGKWANKRNDADKASSLHDTQGDAARAAKEMLLNQGGGELTIKGLDGKIRSKDTIAPGNDPNPPRDKEH; translated from the coding sequence ATGGTTTCCCAGCGACCTGATGGCAAGTGGGCCAACAAACGTAACGATGCAGACAAGGCTTCGAGTCTGCACGATACGCAAGGAGACGCGGCGAGAGCCGCCAAAGAGATGCTTCTTAATCAGGGAGGTGGTGAACTGACAATCAAGGGGCTTGACGGTAAAATCCGCAGCAAGGACACCATCGCGCCCGGAAACGATCCGAATCCGCCCCGAGACAAAGAGCACTAA